Proteins from a genomic interval of Sphingomonas sp. Y38-1Y:
- a CDS encoding TetR/AcrR family transcriptional regulator yields MPETAKAPRRSKKAEQRAETMEQILDAAEYLFSKHGLHGVTLKDVAKRVGVHHTLLNYYFSDKTTLFDAVFSRRAVVTSQRRMEALDRYEAECAGKPSVEGALRAFLDTDLDLYIEGGEGWKNYAALGAQVANTPEWGAELMDEHFDPVVLRLIALLKQALPDCAEADIFWGYHFVTGALMLTLARTGRIDKLSHGVCKSDDFVAVKDRMASFMAAGFEQICKRAG; encoded by the coding sequence GTGCCAGAAACCGCAAAAGCCCCCCGCCGCTCCAAAAAGGCCGAGCAGCGCGCCGAGACGATGGAGCAGATCCTCGACGCGGCCGAGTATCTGTTTTCCAAGCATGGCCTGCACGGCGTCACGCTGAAGGACGTCGCCAAGCGCGTCGGCGTTCACCACACGCTGCTGAACTATTATTTCTCGGACAAGACGACGCTGTTCGACGCGGTCTTCTCGCGCAGGGCGGTGGTGACGAGCCAGCGGCGGATGGAGGCGCTCGACCGATACGAGGCGGAATGCGCCGGCAAGCCCAGCGTCGAGGGGGCATTGCGCGCGTTCCTCGACACCGACCTCGACCTCTATATCGAGGGGGGCGAGGGCTGGAAGAACTACGCCGCGCTCGGCGCCCAGGTCGCCAATACCCCCGAATGGGGGGCCGAGCTGATGGACGAGCATTTCGATCCCGTCGTCCTCCGGCTGATCGCGCTTTTGAAGCAGGCGCTGCCCGACTGCGCGGAGGCGGACATCTTCTGGGGCTATCACTTCGTCACCGGTGCGCTGATGCTGACGCTGGCGCGCACCGGGCGCATCGACAAGCTGTCGCACGGCGTCTGCAAGTCCGACGATTTCGTCGCGGTGAAGGACCGGATGGCGAGCTTCATGGCGGCCGGGTTCGAGCAGATCTGCAAGCGGGCAGGCTAA